A stretch of the Lolium perenne isolate Kyuss_39 chromosome 3, Kyuss_2.0, whole genome shotgun sequence genome encodes the following:
- the LOC127342846 gene encoding uncharacterized protein, which yields MARDDDPPPAKRPRTDCTGTSSNDGEPPPAKRPRTDCTGTSPIDSLPGDLLREIFLRVDPLPDLVRAASACRGWRDAVVSFPPFRRHFIKRHQAPLLGFFFDPPSRDVPSIPSFAPARWNDPMLAAALLRGDFLLTSLQRRPLLVEPSWFVLDARGGYLLLIKWDEGSEGLLALLNPLEQRQRFFDVDDIRIFDDGDRLSSRHFLRGGLILDEENPDRFGIFCVASQGEFRLRAAIFSSARADAMPMDGGWILSSWLEVEHPVDPAIDGGTWLWPDSGMRAGRFIYWPYMDGRHVLVLDPTHPATPRLFVERITFPDGLDRAEFGRYIIGETRNGMMSIAYTDGFTVVLMAPLEDGWAAGTWTPVDRFDLTDELVTMLGQLPAEDELELVAMRGTILYYTTSQMYHPSHNSCWFASLCLETGQGEWLFARAYDAFVQPYNHLLWPRFLKATPKG from the coding sequence ATGGCCCGCGACGATGACCCGCCGCCGGCGAAGCGTCCCCGCACAGACTGCACGGGCACCAGCTCCAACGATGGTGAGCCACCGCCGGCTAAACGTCCCCGCACAGACTGCACGGGCACCAGCCCCATCGACTCCCTCCCCGGGGACCTGCTGCGCGAGATCTTCCTCCGCGTCGACCCTCTCCCGGATCTCGTCCGCGCCGCCTCCGCCTGCCGGGGGTGGCGCGACGCGGTGGTCTCCTTTCCTCCCTTCCGCCGTCACTTCATCAAACGACACCAGGCGCCCCTCCTCGGCTTCTTCTTCGACCCGCCGAGTCGAGATGTCCCTTCCATCCCCAGCTTCGCCCCCGCTCGCTGGAATGACCCCATGCTCGCCGCCGCCCTCTTGCGCGGCGACTTCCTCCTCACCAGCCTCCAGAGGCGCCCCCTCCTGGTGGAGCCTAGCTGGTTCGTCCTCGACGCCCGCGGCGGCTACCTTCTTCTCATCAAATGGGACGAGGGGTCCGAGGGATTGCTGGCGCTGCTAAACCCGTTGGAGCAGCGCCAGCGCTTCTTTGATGTGGATGATATCCGCATCTTCGACGACGGCGACCGCCTCAGCAGTCGTCATTTCCTTCGCGGCGGCCTCATCTTGGACGAGGAGAACCCCGACAGATTTGGCATCTTCTGTGTTGCATCCCAAGGAGAGTTCAGGTTGCGGGCTGCCATCTTCTCCTCAGCCAGGGCCGACGCAATGCCAATGGACGGCGGCTGGATCCTTTCCTCATGGTTGGAGGTCGAGCACCCGGTCGACCCGGCAATCGATGGCGGCACTTGGCTCTGGCCTGACAGCGGCATGCGAGCGGGCAGGTTCATCTACTGGCCTTACATGGATGGTCGGCACGTGCTTGTCTTGGATCCCACCCACCCAGCCACTCCACGATTGTTTGTTGAGAGGATCACTTTCCCAGATGGCCTGGATCGTGCTGAATTTGGAAGATATATCATCGGTGAAACTCGTAATGGCATGATGAGCATTGCTTATACTGACGGATTCACCGTCGTTCTCATGGCGCCTTTAGAAGATGGCTGGGCAGCTGGGACATGGACCCCCGTCGACCGATTCGATCTCACTGATGAGCTTGTTACTATGTTGGGGCAACTTCCCGCCGAGGACGAGCTGGAACTTGTGGCAATGAGGGGTACCATCCTCTACTACACAACATCACAGATGTACCATCCGTCTCATAACTCTTGTTGGTTCGCATCCCTCTGCTTGGAAACAGGGCAAGGGGAGTGGTTGTTTGCAAGGGCGTATGATGCTTTCGTCCAACCATACAACCATTTGTTGTGGCCAAGATTTCTCAAGGCAACCCCAAAAGGATGA